The Clostridium beijerinckii genomic sequence CCAGATATGTTTATACCATCGGTTGCATGTCTAGTTCAAAGTAATTTAGATGCAAGTAAGGCAGCTTGTTTTGATATAAGTGTTGCATGTTCAGGATTTGTATACGGCTTGGAGACAGCTAAAGCTTTAATGATGTCTATGAATTATAAAAATGCATTAGTAGTTGGAGCTGAAGTTCTTTCAAAAGTAACAGACTGGACAGACAGAAGCACTTGTATTTTATTTGGAGATGGTGCTGGTGCGGCTGTACTTAAGAGGGATGAGGCACCAGGAATAATTAAATCATATTTAAGAGCGGATGGAAAAAAGGGGGAAGCACTTACTATAGGCGCTACTGATTTTGATACTCCTTTTTCAAAAGAAAAAAAATTAGCTAAAAGAACTATCGATATGAATGGTAGAGAAATACTTAGATTTGCAGTATCTGCAATAGATGAAGCCGTTACTGAAGTTATGAAAGATACTAATGTTTCATTTGATGACATTAAATATATAGTACCTCACCAAGCAAATTATAGAATTATAAAATTAGCAGCAGAAAAGTTGAAATTAAGCGAAGATAAGTTTTATTTGAACTTAGAAAAGGTAGGAAATACATCAGCTGCAACAGTACCTATAGCTTTAAATGAAATGTATGAAAAAGGCTTACTAAATAAAGGTGATAAAATTATTCTTGTCGCATTTGGTGGTGGGTTAACTTATGCAGCAACATTACTTGAGTGGTAATTAAAAATAATAGTTAAATAAGCTTTTATTATTTAACTTTAAAATAGATTTATATATAAGAATGGAATGGTTATGGAAACAAATATCATATCATTTGAGATTAAAATAATACAAGATGCAATTTAATATTTATAAAAAAACCAATGTATAAACGTTGGAGAATATGAACTTATTTTTAACTTTTTAGTAATCTCATTGATAAAAATATGCTATAATAGTAAAATTACTTATCATAATAGGCAAAATGGCTATTATACATAGATAAGATTAAAATACAGGAAGTTCCATTATTATAGTAAGAGATAGTACATTAAGCGATATTTTGTGATTGGTAATGGTAGGAGGAATATGTTGTGGAAAAAAATAGAGTATGTGACCTGTTAAAAATAGAATATCCTATATTTCAAGGTGCTATGGCAAGAATTGCAGATGCATCTTTAGCTTCAGCAGTAAGTGAAGCTGGTGGACTTGGAATAATAACTGGGGCAGCACCAACTGAATGGGTAAGAG encodes the following:
- a CDS encoding beta-ketoacyl-ACP synthase III, which translates into the protein MSNIKIAGIGAYLPSLVVTNDRISEFVETSDEWIVQRTGMRERRISEGENTSDISTKAAKLALERAGIDAKDLELIIVATISPDMFIPSVACLVQSNLDASKAACFDISVACSGFVYGLETAKALMMSMNYKNALVVGAEVLSKVTDWTDRSTCILFGDGAGAAVLKRDEAPGIIKSYLRADGKKGEALTIGATDFDTPFSKEKKLAKRTIDMNGREILRFAVSAIDEAVTEVMKDTNVSFDDIKYIVPHQANYRIIKLAAEKLKLSEDKFYLNLEKVGNTSAATVPIALNEMYEKGLLNKGDKIILVAFGGGLTYAATLLEW